Proteins encoded in a region of the Isosphaeraceae bacterium EP7 genome:
- a CDS encoding glycosyltransferase family 39 protein — translation MAYPACFPPLTRARCLALLALVLECALALRVLAAGAVQWHVDRRLAAKGKICLFADAQIYWDLGGAIEEGRTYQVMQYDVPHFALRTPAYPAFLAACRLLFGDRLLPARLVQAVLGAATVGLLAWLVERVSPWPGVGWPVSLLAAALAAVEPFLVGTSALLLSEALFLPLSTLMLACAAMAWPATGTGRRWWAWAFGAGVSAGLAVLSKPSWALFPPLLALAWLVLAGQGRRKRAFAGGLLMGLGLTAAMAPWWVRNAEVFGRFVPTALWMGASLYDGLSPTATGASDMRFLDAGDLIALDERAQDAELTRRSLAFARANPSRVLELAAIKARRFWSPWPNAEEFGSRALAVASATVTLPVYALMLAGVWDRRRDARALVLLAGPLLYFAALHMVFVSSMRYRVAGLVPALGLAAIGLGRLLDWGLPRARGEPPPDAG, via the coding sequence ATGGCCTATCCTGCCTGCTTCCCACCCCTGACGCGGGCCCGCTGCCTGGCCTTGCTGGCCCTGGTGCTGGAATGCGCCTTGGCGCTGCGGGTGCTGGCCGCCGGCGCGGTGCAGTGGCACGTCGACCGCCGGCTGGCGGCGAAGGGGAAGATCTGCCTGTTCGCCGATGCCCAGATTTACTGGGACCTGGGCGGCGCGATCGAAGAGGGGCGGACCTATCAGGTGATGCAGTACGACGTCCCCCACTTCGCGCTGCGCACCCCGGCCTATCCCGCCTTCCTCGCGGCCTGCCGCCTTCTCTTCGGCGACCGCCTGCTGCCGGCCAGGCTGGTGCAGGCGGTGCTGGGCGCGGCCACGGTCGGGCTGCTCGCCTGGCTGGTGGAACGGGTCAGCCCTTGGCCGGGGGTGGGCTGGCCGGTTTCGCTGCTGGCGGCGGCCCTCGCGGCGGTCGAGCCGTTCCTGGTGGGGACCTCGGCGCTGCTGCTCTCCGAGGCCCTGTTCCTGCCGCTCTCGACCCTGATGCTCGCCTGCGCGGCGATGGCCTGGCCCGCAACGGGAACCGGTCGCCGCTGGTGGGCCTGGGCGTTCGGGGCGGGGGTGTCGGCCGGCCTGGCGGTGCTGTCGAAGCCGTCCTGGGCGTTGTTCCCGCCCTTGCTTGCGCTGGCCTGGCTGGTGCTCGCGGGCCAGGGCAGGCGCAAGCGGGCGTTCGCGGGGGGGTTGCTGATGGGCCTCGGGCTGACGGCGGCGATGGCCCCCTGGTGGGTGCGCAACGCCGAGGTCTTCGGCCGGTTCGTGCCGACGGCGCTCTGGATGGGGGCGAGCCTGTATGACGGCCTGAGCCCGACGGCGACCGGGGCCAGCGACATGCGTTTTCTGGATGCAGGCGACCTGATCGCCCTCGACGAGCGGGCGCAGGACGCCGAGCTGACCCGACGATCGCTGGCCTTCGCGCGGGCCAACCCGTCGCGGGTGCTGGAACTCGCCGCGATCAAGGCCCGGCGGTTCTGGAGCCCCTGGCCGAATGCCGAGGAGTTCGGGTCGCGTGCGCTGGCCGTCGCCAGCGCCACGGTCACGCTGCCGGTCTATGCCCTGATGCTCGCCGGAGTCTGGGACCGGCGGCGCGACGCCCGGGCGTTGGTGCTGCTGGCCGGGCCTCTTCTGTACTTCGCGGCGCTGCACATGGTGTTCGTCAGCTCGATGCGATACCGGGTCGCGGGCCTGGTCCCGGCGCTCGGCCTGGCGGCGATCGGCCTGGGTCGGCTGCTGGATTGGGGACTGCCCAGGGCACGAGGCGAGCCGCCGCCGGACGCGGGCTGA
- a CDS encoding NAD(+)/NADH kinase, with translation MAQDRSTPLRVTILGNGTKIEVPGLAARLGKAVASTPGLVLTGVDLSSDSDLSTLDADLAVVIGGDGTVLHTARRMDDHPTPVLGINAGRLGFLADLTPEAFVVQLDDLAARLFVVDELMTLNCTVTPLVGPPRQFRGLNDVVMRSAPVFHLLELALDIDGEGVMTYRCDGLILATPLGSTGHSLSAGGPILPPGAQMFVVTPICAHTLTQRPLVDSADKVYELALRSDAGAAMLVVDGQVQEPLDPGDRVAVRRGSPSFPMVRLRGQSFYKTLRNKLGWGTAPPGERGHGA, from the coding sequence TTGGCCCAGGACCGCTCGACGCCGCTGCGGGTGACCATTCTGGGCAACGGGACCAAGATCGAGGTGCCCGGCCTGGCCGCGCGGCTGGGCAAGGCTGTGGCCTCGACGCCCGGCCTGGTGCTGACCGGCGTCGATCTGTCGAGCGACAGCGACCTGTCCACCCTGGACGCCGATCTGGCCGTCGTGATCGGCGGCGACGGCACGGTGCTGCACACCGCCAGGCGCATGGACGACCACCCCACGCCCGTCCTGGGGATTAACGCGGGCCGGCTGGGGTTCCTGGCCGACCTGACCCCCGAGGCCTTCGTCGTCCAGCTGGACGACCTGGCCGCGCGGCTGTTCGTCGTCGACGAGCTGATGACCCTGAACTGCACGGTGACGCCCCTGGTCGGCCCCCCCCGGCAGTTCCGCGGCCTGAACGACGTGGTGATGCGGTCCGCCCCGGTGTTCCACCTGCTGGAGCTGGCCCTGGACATCGACGGCGAGGGGGTGATGACCTATCGCTGCGACGGCCTGATCCTGGCCACGCCGCTGGGCTCCACCGGCCACAGCCTGTCGGCCGGCGGCCCGATCCTGCCGCCGGGCGCGCAAATGTTTGTGGTGACGCCGATTTGCGCCCACACGCTGACACAGCGCCCGCTGGTGGACTCGGCCGACAAGGTTTATGAGCTGGCCCTGCGCAGCGACGCCGGCGCGGCCATGCTGGTGGTCGACGGCCAGGTTCAGGAGCCGCTGGACCCCGGCGACCGGGTGGCCGTGCGCCGCGGGTCGCCGTCGTTCCCGATGGTCCGGCTGCGCGGGCAGAGCTTCTACAAGACCTTGCGCAACAAGCTCGGCTGGGGGACCGCCCCGCCGGGCGAGCGAGGCCACGGGGCCTGA
- a CDS encoding AsmA-like C-terminal region-containing protein, with protein MRIRSEKRRRIRRILTLALVLLSLGVGGVAWLAYAYLTDSDTWAATIRAQAPRFLPGSVVDVGRVQPGLFSGHVSLLNVNVTQAIDGSPFVAASIARLQIAHDARALLRGEFVPRRVDVSYPVLRLKRRKDGRWNLQGLLADPWPGPELENPPPVFIHNGKVELSDESGASAILRDVEVTVQPVDAQTVEFEGSAQGDTFERVRLHGRIDRSTGSVTLAGNLDRLVMSDILRGRLPADIRALVDRVGLTGGEADLMLRSASFKMDDPKGSMRYDAGVLLKAGVWNCPELPFPFSGVSASLSVADGKVVLDSAEGFNGETKVHASGECSLDDPKTAPMDFELLVNQLALDGRLKARTPPQFTKLWDEFKPSGKVSVALHAVRRDRGGPMGVGMTVECEDVAMTYHLFKYPLSGIRGRMTLENDTLKIIGLRTMVGGKPVTATGTIEKPGPLAVANLTFKAESLPIDDVLLKAMPPDVREVVQQFSPQGTVNGVARMKRVPPSKPGDPVAGVVTIDADLDLNERCSIRWAGLPYPVTNLTGHLEIHPDLWIIRDMKGNGGSGSSTIAGSGKVRKVGRVAGKDLLNIDLKIDAAELRFDNQLRDALPPAWKKTWAQLNPSGTSDVKSEIKIVPGQPDSYKLTLTPGPQAAVRLAYSRDPSPGDPGGHYQLQMDDVRGQFEAINGTVDMKNVDFNFYGSPVRFETGRVRVEDSGRFDLAVKQLKVQKLRLDSKLQEIMPPVMASFARRLDDGHPFTIQRGNLNLGWSGVPGAPVHCGWSDGLVVLDNNSADTGIPLHSLQGQLDSVAGLYDGTNLSVSAALNLDSVIIKGQQVTRLTAPIEVDKGVARIKSIRGTLLDGEVTGALEVNLEATPRYKAEYQIREAKLQSYARTVAGSQAYRGTVSGRASLEGQGSDMRTVVGDAEVYINEANLGEMPDIVRLLALLQPRLRDRGKAGFNAAEVHVRVRDGVARLNQIRLTGNPLNLQGNGTLDMQGNLDLSLVPGFGDGLGVKFVNNSLRAASSQLFGVKVGGTLSDPRPKLVPFPVADEAFRLFSQRHPERASTRR; from the coding sequence ATGCGTATCCGTAGTGAGAAGAGGCGCCGGATCCGGCGGATCCTGACCCTGGCGCTCGTGCTGTTGTCGCTGGGCGTGGGCGGCGTGGCCTGGCTGGCCTACGCCTATCTCACCGACAGCGACACCTGGGCGGCGACAATCCGGGCCCAGGCCCCACGGTTCTTGCCGGGGTCGGTGGTCGACGTGGGCCGGGTGCAGCCCGGGCTGTTCAGCGGGCACGTCAGCCTCTTGAATGTCAACGTGACGCAGGCGATCGACGGATCACCGTTCGTGGCCGCGTCGATCGCTCGGCTGCAGATCGCGCACGATGCGCGGGCCCTGCTGCGCGGCGAGTTCGTCCCCAGGCGGGTCGACGTCTCATATCCGGTGCTCAGGCTGAAGCGTCGCAAGGACGGCCGCTGGAACCTGCAAGGCCTGCTGGCCGACCCCTGGCCGGGCCCCGAGCTGGAGAACCCGCCGCCGGTGTTCATCCACAACGGCAAGGTCGAGCTGAGCGACGAGTCGGGTGCCTCGGCGATCCTCCGCGATGTGGAGGTGACCGTGCAGCCCGTCGACGCCCAGACCGTCGAGTTCGAGGGCTCGGCGCAGGGAGACACCTTCGAGCGGGTCCGGCTGCACGGACGCATCGACCGGTCCACCGGGTCCGTCACGCTGGCCGGCAACCTGGACCGACTGGTCATGTCCGATATCTTGCGCGGCCGGTTGCCGGCCGACATCCGGGCGCTCGTCGACCGGGTGGGCCTGACCGGCGGCGAGGCCGACCTGATGCTCCGCTCGGCCTCCTTCAAGATGGACGACCCCAAGGGAAGCATGAGGTACGACGCCGGGGTGTTGCTGAAGGCGGGCGTCTGGAACTGCCCCGAGCTGCCGTTCCCGTTCAGCGGGGTCTCGGCCAGCCTGTCGGTGGCCGACGGCAAGGTGGTGCTCGACAGCGCCGAGGGGTTCAACGGCGAGACCAAGGTGCATGCAAGCGGGGAGTGCTCGCTGGACGACCCGAAGACGGCCCCGATGGACTTCGAGCTCCTGGTCAACCAGCTGGCGCTGGACGGACGGTTGAAGGCGAGGACACCGCCGCAATTCACCAAGCTCTGGGACGAGTTCAAGCCCAGCGGCAAGGTGAGCGTCGCCCTGCACGCCGTGCGGCGCGACCGCGGCGGGCCGATGGGCGTGGGGATGACCGTCGAGTGCGAGGACGTCGCGATGACGTACCACCTGTTCAAGTACCCCCTTAGCGGCATCCGAGGGCGGATGACCCTGGAGAACGACACCCTGAAGATCATCGGGCTGAGGACGATGGTGGGGGGCAAGCCGGTGACGGCCACCGGCACGATCGAGAAGCCGGGTCCACTGGCCGTGGCCAACCTGACCTTCAAGGCCGAGTCCCTGCCCATCGACGACGTGCTGCTGAAGGCGATGCCCCCGGACGTCCGCGAGGTGGTCCAGCAGTTCTCGCCCCAGGGGACCGTCAATGGCGTGGCCAGGATGAAACGCGTCCCGCCGTCGAAGCCCGGCGACCCCGTGGCCGGGGTGGTGACGATCGACGCCGACCTCGACCTCAACGAGCGCTGCTCGATCCGCTGGGCCGGCCTCCCCTACCCCGTCACCAACCTGACGGGCCACCTGGAGATCCACCCCGACCTCTGGATCATCAGGGACATGAAGGGCAACGGCGGCAGCGGCTCGTCGACCATCGCCGGCAGCGGCAAGGTGCGCAAGGTCGGGCGGGTCGCCGGCAAGGACCTGCTCAACATCGACCTGAAGATCGACGCGGCCGAACTGCGGTTCGACAACCAGCTGCGAGACGCCCTGCCCCCCGCCTGGAAGAAGACCTGGGCCCAGCTCAACCCCAGCGGCACCAGCGACGTGAAGTCGGAGATCAAAATCGTCCCCGGCCAGCCCGACAGCTATAAGCTGACCCTCACCCCGGGCCCGCAGGCCGCCGTGCGCCTGGCCTACAGCCGAGACCCCTCGCCCGGCGACCCAGGTGGGCATTACCAGCTCCAGATGGACGACGTCCGCGGCCAGTTCGAGGCCATCAACGGCACGGTCGACATGAAGAATGTCGACTTCAACTTCTACGGCTCACCCGTCCGGTTCGAGACCGGCCGGGTCCGGGTCGAGGACAGCGGCCGGTTCGACCTCGCCGTGAAGCAACTGAAGGTGCAGAAGCTCAGGCTCGACTCCAAGCTCCAGGAGATCATGCCCCCGGTCATGGCCAGCTTCGCCCGCAGGCTCGACGACGGCCATCCCTTCACCATCCAGCGCGGCAACCTCAACCTCGGCTGGTCGGGCGTGCCCGGCGCCCCGGTCCATTGCGGCTGGTCCGACGGGCTCGTCGTGCTCGACAACAACTCGGCCGACACCGGCATCCCGCTGCACTCGCTGCAGGGGCAGCTCGACAGCGTCGCAGGCCTGTACGACGGCACGAACCTGTCCGTGAGCGCGGCCCTGAACCTGGACAGCGTCATCATCAAAGGCCAGCAGGTCACGCGCCTGACTGCCCCGATCGAGGTGGACAAAGGGGTGGCACGCATCAAGTCGATCCGCGGCACCCTGCTCGACGGCGAGGTCACCGGCGCCCTGGAGGTCAACCTGGAGGCCACCCCGCGCTACAAGGCCGAGTACCAGATCCGCGAGGCGAAGCTCCAGAGCTACGCGCGGACCGTCGCCGGCAGCCAGGCCTACCGGGGGACCGTCTCGGGCCGGGCCTCGCTGGAAGGACAGGGCTCGGACATGCGAACCGTCGTCGGCGACGCCGAGGTCTACATCAATGAGGCCAATCTCGGCGAGATGCCCGACATCGTCCGGCTGCTTGCCCTGCTCCAGCCCAGGCTCAGGGACCGCGGCAAGGCCGGCTTCAACGCCGCCGAGGTCCACGTCCGCGTCCGGGACGGCGTCGCCCGCCTGAACCAGATCCGCCTGACGGGCAACCCGCTCAATCTCCAGGGCAACGGCACGCTCGACATGCAGGGCAACCTCGACCTCTCCCTCGTCCCGGGCTTCGGCGACGGCCTCGGCGTGAAGTTCGTGAACAACTCGCTGAGGGCCGCAAGCAGCCAGCTCTTCGGGGTCAAGGTCGGCGGCACCCTCTCCGACCCCCGCCCCAAGCTCGTCCCCTTCCCCGTCGCCGACGAGGCCTTCCGCCTCTTCAGCCAGCGCCACCCCGAGCGGGCCTCGACTCGCCGCTGA